A DNA window from Streptomyces sp. B21-083 contains the following coding sequences:
- a CDS encoding chromate resistance protein ChrB domain-containing protein, which produces MRWATLAHVHLDRVASPWLVRRFVDPEAEFEFVEWGLDGGLPDPARLRIPEGSTPIGIPGVPLGLHDENGPCFQKVLRAYDLDDPALWRMERIVAAGISNALGTPARPDQTEEERVLGTALNLVGSAFGVAYDDAEHLENALSLYDGVYELCRIRGLPEDVVAGAPKHPPLRNPYLRDALERARQSSADTPRPAGA; this is translated from the coding sequence ATGCGCTGGGCCACGCTTGCTCATGTTCACCTGGACCGGGTCGCCTCCCCCTGGCTGGTACGCCGGTTCGTCGACCCCGAGGCGGAGTTCGAGTTCGTGGAGTGGGGCCTGGACGGCGGCCTCCCCGACCCGGCCCGGCTGCGGATCCCCGAGGGCTCGACGCCGATCGGGATCCCCGGTGTCCCGCTGGGACTGCACGACGAGAACGGGCCGTGCTTCCAGAAGGTGCTGCGCGCGTACGACCTCGACGATCCCGCGCTGTGGCGCATGGAACGGATCGTCGCGGCGGGCATCAGCAACGCGCTCGGCACCCCGGCGCGCCCCGACCAGACCGAGGAGGAGCGCGTGCTCGGCACCGCACTCAACCTGGTGGGGAGCGCGTTCGGCGTCGCCTACGACGACGCCGAACACCTTGAGAACGCGCTCTCGCTCTACGACGGCGTCTACGAGCTCTGCCGGATCCGGGGACTACCCGAGGACGTCGTCGCCGGTGCCCCGAAGCACCCGCCCCTGCGCAACCCGTACCTGCGTGACGCGCTGGAGCGCGCCCGGCAGTCGTCGGCCGACACGCCCCGCCCGGCCGGCGCCTGA
- a CDS encoding AMP-binding protein — MSEYVWTPTPERIENANVMRLARAHGLASLTELRARSVEDVGWYWDAVLADLGLPFRRRHERVLDLSAGIEHPDWFVGGELNIVDACLNRWAVGLSADQCAVVHETEDGRVRSLTFRELSEEVDRVRGGLRRLGIGKGDAVALFMPMIPEAVAACYAVTGLGAVLVPLFSGFAPQAVAARLQDADAKAVIVADGTVRRDREVAMKPVLDEALESCPTVEHVIVVGNLHARPETTSARDTLWSDLAAGADDTGEAVTLAATDTLLLAYTSGTTGRPKGAVHTHAGFLVKTASEVAYSFDVGPGDVFCWITDMGWIMGPLSVFGVHANGAALVLYEGSPDVPDSNRLWSLVERHEVTMLGVSPTLIRGVRAGAHSERTDGDLSSVRTLGSSGEPWDQETYDWLARDVFDGRVPVINFSGGTEVGGSFLAPYPVEPIRSCSLGGPSLGMDVDVVDDQGRSVRGQVGELVCRQPWPAMTRSVWKDDDRYLESYWSFFPGVWRHGDFALVHEDGQWFVLGRSDDVMNVAGKRLAPAEVEAVLIGHPAVAEAAVVGVPDPKKGEGIWAFWVPREGAAEDVSSELRQMVANALGKPFTPGLVRRVAQLPKTRSAKILRRAIRAAALGSDPGDLSSAENPEALDGIRDAVAHKS; from the coding sequence ATGAGTGAGTACGTCTGGACGCCCACGCCCGAGCGCATCGAAAACGCGAACGTCATGCGCCTGGCGCGGGCGCACGGTCTGGCCTCGCTGACCGAACTGCGCGCGCGCTCGGTGGAGGACGTCGGCTGGTACTGGGACGCGGTGCTGGCGGACCTGGGCCTGCCGTTCCGCAGGCGGCACGAGCGGGTTCTGGACCTCTCCGCCGGCATCGAACACCCTGACTGGTTCGTCGGCGGAGAGCTCAACATCGTGGACGCGTGTCTGAACCGGTGGGCGGTCGGTCTCTCCGCCGATCAGTGCGCCGTCGTCCATGAGACGGAGGACGGACGGGTCCGTTCGCTTACCTTCCGTGAGCTGAGCGAGGAGGTCGATCGGGTCCGTGGTGGGCTGCGGCGGCTGGGGATCGGCAAGGGCGACGCGGTCGCCTTGTTCATGCCGATGATCCCCGAGGCGGTCGCCGCCTGCTACGCGGTGACTGGACTGGGGGCGGTGCTGGTGCCGTTGTTCTCCGGCTTCGCGCCGCAGGCCGTAGCCGCGCGTCTGCAGGACGCCGACGCGAAGGCCGTGATCGTCGCCGACGGGACGGTCCGGCGCGACCGCGAGGTCGCGATGAAGCCGGTCCTGGACGAGGCATTGGAGAGCTGCCCCACGGTGGAGCACGTCATCGTGGTGGGCAATCTCCACGCCCGCCCCGAGACCACCTCCGCGCGGGACACGCTCTGGAGCGATCTCGCGGCGGGTGCCGACGACACGGGGGAGGCGGTGACGCTGGCGGCGACGGACACGCTGCTGCTGGCGTACACATCGGGCACCACGGGGCGGCCCAAGGGAGCCGTCCACACCCACGCCGGCTTCCTTGTGAAGACGGCGAGCGAGGTGGCGTACTCCTTCGACGTCGGTCCGGGTGACGTCTTCTGCTGGATCACCGACATGGGGTGGATCATGGGTCCGCTGTCGGTGTTCGGAGTGCATGCCAACGGTGCCGCGCTGGTGCTGTACGAGGGTTCTCCCGACGTGCCCGACAGCAACCGGCTGTGGTCGCTGGTCGAACGCCATGAGGTCACCATGCTCGGGGTGTCGCCCACCCTGATCAGGGGCGTCCGGGCCGGCGCGCACAGCGAACGGACCGACGGCGACCTCTCTTCGGTGCGGACCCTCGGCTCCAGCGGAGAACCCTGGGACCAGGAGACATACGACTGGCTGGCCAGGGACGTCTTCGACGGCCGGGTGCCCGTCATCAACTTCTCCGGCGGCACCGAGGTCGGCGGCTCCTTCCTCGCCCCCTACCCGGTCGAGCCGATCCGGAGCTGCTCACTCGGCGGCCCCTCGCTGGGCATGGACGTCGACGTGGTGGACGACCAGGGCCGGTCAGTACGCGGCCAGGTCGGCGAGCTGGTGTGCCGCCAGCCGTGGCCGGCCATGACCCGCAGCGTCTGGAAGGACGACGACCGCTACCTGGAGTCCTACTGGTCGTTCTTTCCCGGTGTATGGCGGCACGGAGACTTCGCCCTCGTCCACGAGGACGGCCAGTGGTTCGTGCTCGGCCGCTCGGACGACGTCATGAACGTGGCCGGCAAGCGCCTGGCCCCCGCGGAGGTGGAGGCCGTGCTCATCGGCCACCCGGCGGTCGCCGAGGCCGCCGTGGTGGGCGTACCGGATCCGAAGAAGGGCGAGGGCATCTGGGCGTTCTGGGTGCCGCGGGAGGGTGCCGCCGAGGACGTCTCGTCCGAGCTGCGGCAGATGGTGGCCAACGCACTGGGCAAGCCGTTCACGCCCGGACTCGTCCGCAGAGTCGCCCAGCTGCCCAAGACGAGATCCGCGAAGATCCTCCGCCGGGCGATACGGGCGGCGGCCCTGGGCTCCGACCCCGGCGACCTGTCGAGCGCGGAGAACCCCGAGGCCCTGGACGGTATCCGGGATGCGGTCGCACACAAGTCCTGA
- a CDS encoding NmrA family NAD(P)-binding protein, which yields MSGQVVVAGGSGAAGRPLLRELLRRGLDVTAVTHSDEGATRLGAAGVPTVVHADLGDESALRAAFSGARAVYVIPPALHPHEDDLAINAVHAAAAAEVPRFVYHSVLQPYTPALRNHLRKSRVEAFLRDSELRWTILQPSIYAQVILGILARGGPEVSVPFDPDAPLSVVDVADVAEVGAKVLTEDGHDYASYELCGPMTTLAEMVAVLAAHRHVELRPVPVPPSSAPLPPGALAEPLSAADMISTFAHYDAHGFRGNPAVLRFLLGRAPLDVAGVVEREL from the coding sequence ATGAGCGGTCAAGTCGTGGTCGCCGGAGGTTCCGGCGCCGCCGGACGCCCCCTGCTACGCGAACTGCTGCGGCGGGGCCTCGACGTCACCGCCGTCACCCACAGCGACGAGGGCGCGACGCGGTTGGGGGCGGCGGGGGTGCCCACCGTCGTACACGCCGACCTCGGGGACGAGTCCGCGCTGCGGGCCGCCTTCTCCGGCGCGCGGGCGGTGTACGTGATCCCTCCCGCGCTGCATCCGCACGAGGACGACCTCGCCATCAACGCGGTGCACGCCGCGGCCGCGGCCGAGGTGCCGCGGTTCGTCTACCACTCCGTGCTCCAGCCCTACACTCCCGCACTCCGCAATCATCTGCGGAAGTCGCGCGTCGAAGCCTTTCTGCGCGACAGCGAGCTGCGATGGACGATCCTCCAGCCGTCGATCTACGCTCAGGTCATCCTCGGCATACTCGCGCGCGGCGGCCCCGAGGTGTCCGTGCCCTTCGACCCGGACGCCCCGCTGTCGGTCGTCGACGTCGCCGACGTCGCCGAGGTCGGAGCGAAGGTACTCACCGAGGACGGACACGACTACGCGTCGTACGAACTCTGCGGCCCGATGACCACACTGGCGGAGATGGTGGCCGTTCTCGCGGCCCACCGCCATGTCGAACTGCGCCCGGTCCCCGTGCCTCCGTCATCCGCTCCCCTGCCGCCCGGGGCACTGGCGGAACCGCTCTCCGCGGCCGACATGATCTCCACCTTCGCGCACTACGACGCCCACGGCTTCCGGGGCAACCCGGCCGTTCTCCGGTTCCTGCTGGGCCGTGCGCCGCTCGATGTCGCAGGCGTGGTCGAACGGGAGCTGTGA
- a CDS encoding dienelactone hydrolase family protein, protein MCHSDLPPGQPAPDAVRREVDIPLSTGEVMPALHVAADPDAPGVLIIADMLGRSPFYENLAALLAAAGFQALLADVFFRQGPLPEPGAEAAIARRARLDENQSLDDLRAAVDWLARRSTGTAVGTIGFCMGGTFALDLTSTQDQLVTVSYYGFPEPPAWVVTPPPRPVDLVGSLRGPVLAFWGDQDTTVGMTSVERYAERAAAADPHFEHAVLPGLGHGFLGSSDLGDPSDPGSETWTRSVAHLRSHLHVG, encoded by the coding sequence ATGTGCCACAGTGACCTTCCCCCGGGGCAGCCGGCTCCCGATGCCGTGCGCCGCGAGGTCGACATTCCCCTGTCCACCGGTGAGGTGATGCCCGCCCTGCACGTCGCCGCGGATCCGGACGCGCCCGGCGTGTTGATCATCGCCGACATGCTCGGCCGCAGCCCCTTCTACGAGAACCTGGCCGCACTGCTGGCCGCGGCCGGCTTCCAGGCGCTGCTGGCCGACGTGTTCTTCCGCCAGGGGCCGCTGCCCGAACCCGGTGCCGAAGCGGCGATCGCCCGCCGTGCCCGGCTCGACGAGAATCAGAGCCTCGACGACCTTCGTGCAGCCGTCGACTGGCTCGCCCGGCGCTCGACCGGCACCGCGGTGGGCACGATCGGCTTCTGCATGGGCGGCACCTTCGCGCTCGATCTGACCTCCACCCAGGACCAGTTGGTGACGGTCTCCTACTACGGCTTCCCCGAACCGCCCGCCTGGGTGGTGACCCCGCCGCCCCGCCCCGTCGACCTCGTCGGCTCGCTCCGTGGACCCGTGCTCGCGTTCTGGGGCGACCAGGACACCACCGTCGGCATGACGAGTGTGGAGCGCTACGCCGAACGGGCGGCGGCCGCCGACCCGCACTTCGAGCACGCGGTCCTGCCCGGACTCGGCCACGGCTTCCTCGGCTCGTCCGACCTCGGTGACCCCTCCGACCCGGGCAGCGAGACCTGGACGCGGAGCGTGGCGCATCTGCGCAGCCATCTGCACGTCGGCTGA
- a CDS encoding acyl-CoA thioesterase: MTTTADGSEPLLRRRFRVAMGDTDAAQVVYFAAPARWAESMMSEWLVTAGFATSRLLAAGLGTPAVHAEFTYRDCLRLDDELDACLRLESLSKRSFTMRSDFAVVGSPEPAMQLRLTQVYARVSDAALEALPLPGELVRRLQGHRRPARLRLP; this comes from the coding sequence ATGACGACGACGGCCGACGGCTCCGAACCGCTGCTGCGGCGTCGGTTCCGGGTCGCGATGGGCGACACCGACGCGGCCCAGGTGGTGTACTTCGCGGCGCCCGCCCGCTGGGCCGAGAGCATGATGAGCGAATGGCTGGTGACCGCGGGCTTCGCGACGTCCCGGCTGCTCGCGGCAGGCCTCGGTACCCCGGCCGTGCACGCCGAGTTCACGTACCGCGACTGCCTGCGCCTGGACGACGAACTGGACGCCTGCCTGCGGTTGGAGAGCCTGTCGAAGCGGTCCTTCACCATGCGCAGCGACTTCGCTGTCGTCGGCTCGCCCGAACCCGCGATGCAACTGCGTCTCACGCAGGTGTACGCACGCGTCTCGGATGCGGCGCTGGAAGCCCTCCCCCTGCCGGGCGAACTGGTCAGGCGCCTGCAAGGTCACCGACGGCCCGCGCGGTTACGACTTCCCTGA
- a CDS encoding NmrA family NAD(P)-binding protein, translating into MILVLGASGDTGLAVTRALAARGAEVRAFIRDTGKAKKVLGAGATEVAEGDLRDLAAIERAATGCEGVYFIGPRFMPEEAQLGKAVVDIAERTGIRRFVFSGVYHPSISALLNHQPKLAVEDHLYKTDLEFTVLQPSRFMHGPLVSGWARAVQEGVYADAFSPDARMAYVDYEDVAEAVAIAFTEQRLVRGTFELSAPGEYTARDIAAHLAEALGRPVRAEQAALDQYGPAAQQGLLASPFAAEGFKRLREYYDGYGFRGGNGLVLETILGREPTGIAAWIARHLRTRQST; encoded by the coding sequence TTGATCCTCGTACTAGGAGCCTCCGGTGACACCGGCCTCGCCGTCACCCGGGCCCTCGCCGCCCGCGGAGCCGAGGTACGCGCCTTCATCCGCGACACCGGCAAGGCCAAGAAGGTCCTCGGCGCGGGCGCCACCGAGGTCGCCGAGGGTGACCTCCGCGACCTCGCCGCCATCGAACGGGCCGCGACCGGCTGCGAGGGTGTCTACTTCATCGGCCCCCGCTTCATGCCCGAGGAGGCGCAGCTCGGCAAGGCCGTCGTCGACATCGCCGAGCGCACCGGCATCCGCCGTTTCGTCTTCTCCGGCGTCTACCACCCCTCCATCTCGGCACTCCTCAACCACCAGCCCAAACTGGCCGTCGAGGACCACCTCTACAAGACCGACCTGGAGTTCACGGTCCTGCAGCCCTCCCGGTTCATGCACGGACCGCTCGTCTCCGGCTGGGCACGAGCCGTCCAGGAGGGCGTGTACGCCGACGCCTTCAGCCCCGATGCGCGGATGGCCTACGTCGACTACGAGGACGTCGCCGAGGCCGTCGCCATCGCCTTCACCGAACAACGGCTGGTGCGCGGCACGTTCGAGCTGTCGGCACCCGGCGAGTACACCGCCCGTGACATCGCCGCCCATCTGGCGGAGGCGCTCGGGCGGCCAGTTCGCGCGGAGCAGGCGGCACTCGACCAGTACGGCCCCGCCGCCCAGCAGGGCCTGCTGGCGAGCCCGTTCGCCGCCGAGGGCTTCAAACGACTGCGCGAGTACTACGACGGCTACGGCTTCCGCGGCGGAAACGGTCTCGTACTGGAGACCATCCTCGGGCGGGAGCCCACCGGCATCGCCGCCTGGATCGCCCGGCACCTGCGCACCCGGCAGAGCACGTGA
- a CDS encoding FAD-dependent monooxygenase: MTARRVHILGGGPAGMFAARLLALRRPHWQVYVHEGRPPAETFGFAVGLTGGLLEALRNSDSAMSQAVTEAAHPFSRSGFRLPQGNATLTRFHTGAISRTRLLRLLLNGALAAGVRACVGRARDVTDLLDEADLVIAADGAASPTRYRYREEFGAEVTEGRNQFLWCGAVARLDGGVFMPVHTEDGLFVAHAYPYGDTRSTFVVEASRETLDRAGLGDRTRTTDSTSDHEALKHLSEAFEPLLGGGSLTGNQSRWSPFHTVRCARWQHDKVVLLGDAAATTHPSLGSGTKIAMESAIALVDALTAAQDESLTEALGRFESARRPKVERLQERAGRSQLWWESFEARQHLGPARTALSYLTRAGAVSLDDLTVSDPGLVSRALTEFAGTEPGHAAATGPGLTRWVLGQPVHTPGNRYASRLRDNAAADTATLEVRSGDAWGPGADSLLDRARASVDRGADVIRLTGADSRGSLLDRLAFGERLRVELPVLVEVTSGARHLRDAVDGVVTGRTDLVHVPDAS; this comes from the coding sequence ATGACGGCTCGACGCGTACACATACTCGGAGGCGGCCCCGCCGGCATGTTCGCGGCCCGGCTGCTGGCCCTTCGACGCCCCCACTGGCAGGTGTACGTACACGAGGGACGCCCACCCGCGGAGACCTTCGGCTTCGCCGTCGGTCTCACCGGCGGCCTCCTCGAAGCCCTCAGGAACAGCGACAGCGCCATGTCCCAGGCCGTCACCGAAGCCGCTCACCCCTTCTCCCGCAGTGGTTTCCGGCTGCCCCAGGGCAACGCCACCCTCACCCGGTTCCACACCGGCGCCATCAGCAGGACCCGACTGCTGCGGCTCCTGCTCAACGGCGCACTCGCGGCAGGCGTGCGGGCCTGCGTCGGCCGGGCCCGTGACGTGACCGACCTGCTCGACGAGGCCGACCTTGTCATCGCCGCCGACGGCGCGGCCAGCCCCACCAGATACCGGTACCGGGAGGAGTTCGGTGCCGAAGTCACCGAGGGCCGCAACCAGTTCCTGTGGTGCGGCGCGGTGGCACGACTCGACGGCGGCGTCTTCATGCCCGTACACACCGAGGACGGGCTGTTCGTCGCCCACGCCTACCCCTACGGCGACACCCGCTCCACGTTCGTCGTCGAGGCGTCCCGCGAGACCCTGGACCGGGCCGGACTCGGCGACCGGACGCGGACAACCGACAGCACGTCGGACCACGAGGCGCTGAAGCACCTGTCCGAGGCGTTCGAACCACTGCTGGGTGGCGGTTCCCTGACGGGCAACCAGTCACGCTGGAGCCCGTTCCACACCGTGCGGTGCGCCCGCTGGCAGCACGACAAGGTCGTACTCCTGGGAGATGCCGCCGCGACCACCCATCCCTCCCTGGGCTCCGGCACGAAGATCGCGATGGAGAGCGCCATCGCCCTGGTCGACGCCCTGACCGCGGCGCAGGACGAATCCCTCACTGAGGCGCTGGGGCGGTTCGAGAGCGCCCGGCGTCCGAAGGTCGAGCGGCTGCAGGAGCGAGCCGGGCGCAGTCAGCTGTGGTGGGAGTCGTTCGAGGCGCGACAGCACCTCGGCCCCGCCCGCACTGCCCTGTCCTATCTCACCCGGGCCGGCGCCGTATCGCTCGACGACCTGACGGTGTCGGACCCCGGGCTGGTCTCGCGGGCCCTCACGGAGTTCGCCGGCACGGAGCCCGGCCACGCGGCGGCGACGGGCCCGGGGCTGACGCGCTGGGTGCTCGGGCAGCCCGTGCACACACCGGGCAACCGGTATGCGAGCCGCCTGCGCGACAACGCCGCGGCGGACACCGCGACCCTGGAGGTCCGCTCCGGCGACGCCTGGGGACCGGGAGCCGACAGTCTGCTCGACCGGGCGCGCGCGTCCGTGGACCGGGGCGCCGATGTCATCCGGCTGACCGGGGCGGACTCCCGTGGCTCGCTCCTCGACCGGCTGGCCTTCGGGGAACGGCTCCGGGTGGAGCTCCCCGTCCTCGTCGAGGTGACCTCCGGCGCCCGGCACCTGCGCGACGCCGTGGACGGCGTGGTCACGGGGCGCACCGACCTCGTCCATGTACCGGACGCGTCATGA
- a CDS encoding amidohydrolase family protein translates to MAEERTLIRGGTVITMEPGVPDGVADILIEGDRIAAIGKDLAVAEGSARVVDASNRIIVPGFIDTHRHIYQILMRGLGTNWSLMEYLTSIITKLGPSFTPDDLYVAQRLGALDAIDTGVTAAFDWCQQSTSREHIDALLAGLESTGFRVKFGSGANVIDLQNCLKPPFLATTPANTVEVRRLREKYSSDTGLVTIGLAGMGPDHLTMEVVKQDLAFARELGIRINMHLGQAVMPGRSGIELMHQEGLLGDDLAFGHCNYFSDDEIKLMLDHGVTASVTPEDECNMGHGWPPIGRMVAAGLYPNIGIDTCLNVGSDQFTAMRFALAIPRAQSNDVSLSAGQNPWSVPLTARDALRMATIEGARALGQEDRLGSLKVGKQADLVAIDTRHVSMFPVHDPVANVVHSAGRAVVSDVFIAGKRVKKDGELVGVDIQRLHADAQAAGTGLLERAGITPGWTPPHPDNAVYLASDSE, encoded by the coding sequence ATGGCTGAGGAGCGCACACTCATTCGTGGAGGCACCGTCATCACGATGGAGCCCGGTGTGCCCGACGGGGTGGCCGACATCCTCATCGAGGGTGACCGGATCGCCGCGATCGGCAAGGATCTCGCGGTCGCCGAGGGGTCGGCACGCGTCGTGGACGCGAGCAACCGCATCATCGTCCCGGGCTTCATCGACACGCACCGGCACATCTACCAGATCCTCATGCGTGGTCTCGGGACGAACTGGTCGCTGATGGAGTACCTGACGTCGATCATCACGAAGCTCGGTCCGAGCTTCACCCCGGACGACCTGTACGTCGCGCAGCGGCTGGGCGCCCTGGACGCCATCGACACCGGCGTCACGGCCGCCTTCGACTGGTGTCAGCAGTCGACGTCCAGGGAACACATCGACGCGCTGCTCGCGGGTCTGGAGTCGACCGGCTTCCGGGTCAAGTTCGGCAGTGGCGCCAACGTGATCGACCTGCAGAACTGCCTGAAGCCGCCGTTCCTCGCCACGACGCCCGCGAACACCGTCGAGGTACGGCGGCTGCGGGAGAAGTACTCGTCGGACACGGGCCTGGTCACGATCGGTCTGGCCGGCATGGGCCCGGACCACCTGACGATGGAGGTCGTCAAGCAGGACCTCGCCTTCGCCCGGGAGCTGGGCATCCGGATCAACATGCACCTGGGGCAGGCGGTGATGCCGGGCCGCTCCGGCATCGAGTTGATGCACCAGGAGGGGCTGCTGGGCGACGATCTGGCGTTCGGTCACTGCAACTACTTCAGTGACGACGAGATCAAGCTGATGCTTGATCACGGGGTGACCGCGTCGGTGACCCCGGAGGACGAGTGCAACATGGGGCACGGCTGGCCGCCGATCGGGCGGATGGTCGCGGCCGGGCTGTACCCCAACATCGGCATCGACACCTGCCTCAACGTCGGCAGCGACCAGTTCACCGCGATGCGGTTCGCGCTGGCGATCCCGCGGGCGCAGTCCAACGACGTCTCGCTGTCCGCCGGTCAGAACCCCTGGTCGGTGCCGCTCACGGCCCGTGACGCCCTGCGCATGGCGACCATCGAGGGCGCCCGGGCGCTGGGCCAGGAGGACCGGCTCGGCAGCCTCAAGGTCGGCAAGCAGGCCGACCTCGTCGCCATCGACACGAGGCACGTGTCCATGTTCCCCGTCCACGACCCGGTCGCCAACGTCGTGCACAGCGCGGGCCGCGCTGTGGTCTCCGACGTCTTCATCGCAGGCAAGCGGGTCAAGAAGGACGGCGAGCTCGTCGGCGTCGACATCCAGCGACTGCACGCCGACGCCCAGGCGGCGGGAACCGGCCTGCTGGAACGCGCGGGCATCACACCCGGCTGGACACCGCCCCACCCGGACAACGCCGTCTACCTGGCCTCGGACAGCGAATAG
- a CDS encoding fumarylacetoacetate hydrolase family protein encodes MRIINHGGRAGLERAGHWLDVEIASDGWFTSDPMAVYARWDELLELAREVDFTDAEPVDEAQLLAPVPRPRQIFAVGLNYRAHAAESGLDLPKAPFIFTKFPASVTGPYSTVELPTKTVDFELELVAVIGAQAYRVEAADAWRHVAGLTVGQDLSERELQLSGPAPQQFGLGKSYAGFSPIGPAVVSVDEFDYPDDIEISGFLSGEEVQRTRTSDLVFPVSELVSYLSQILPLLPGDLIFTGTPSGVGWGRRPQRYIGPDDELVSRAEVIGEMRHRFTATAKAARRPR; translated from the coding sequence TTGCGCATCATCAATCACGGCGGTCGGGCCGGTCTCGAACGGGCGGGCCACTGGCTCGACGTCGAGATCGCGAGCGACGGCTGGTTCACCTCCGATCCGATGGCGGTGTACGCCCGATGGGACGAACTCCTGGAACTGGCGCGGGAGGTGGACTTCACGGACGCGGAACCGGTCGACGAGGCGCAGCTTCTCGCACCGGTTCCCCGCCCGCGTCAGATCTTCGCGGTCGGCCTCAACTACCGCGCGCACGCGGCGGAGTCGGGCCTGGACCTGCCCAAAGCGCCGTTCATCTTCACGAAATTCCCCGCCTCGGTGACCGGGCCGTACAGCACCGTCGAACTGCCCACCAAGACCGTCGACTTCGAGCTGGAACTGGTCGCCGTGATCGGTGCGCAGGCGTATCGCGTCGAAGCGGCGGACGCCTGGCGGCATGTGGCGGGCCTGACCGTCGGCCAGGACCTGTCGGAGCGGGAGCTGCAGCTGTCGGGGCCGGCGCCCCAGCAGTTCGGCCTCGGCAAGTCGTATGCCGGGTTCTCGCCGATCGGTCCGGCCGTGGTGTCGGTGGATGAGTTCGACTACCCGGACGACATCGAGATCAGTGGATTCCTGTCCGGTGAGGAGGTCCAGCGGACGCGGACCAGTGATCTGGTCTTCCCGGTGTCCGAGTTGGTGTCGTATCTGTCGCAGATCCTGCCACTGCTGCCGGGGGATTTGATCTTCACGGGTACGCCGTCCGGTGTGGGCTGGGGCCGTCGTCCGCAGCGTTATATCGGGCCCGACGACGAGCTGGTCAGCCGTGCCGAAGTGATCGGCGAGATGCGTCACCGGTTCACAGCCACCGCCAAGGCCGCACGCCGTCCGAGATGA
- a CDS encoding VOC family protein, which yields MSTTPKFAHVVLQTSQLAEMRDWYCTVLDAHVVFEGHGLCFMTFDDEHHRIALLGAPVPLERKSPTTAAMHHTAYTFETLDDLLGRYASLKEKGIEPRVPIQHGITTSLYYQDPDGNFAELQVDNFATPDEATAYMHGAEYGADPVGVSFEPELMARARREGTAAEALITRAWALKTSPDLPDPMPILTGA from the coding sequence ATGTCCACAACACCGAAGTTCGCCCACGTCGTGCTGCAGACGAGCCAGTTGGCCGAGATGCGGGACTGGTACTGCACCGTCCTCGACGCCCATGTGGTGTTCGAGGGGCACGGGCTGTGCTTCATGACCTTCGACGACGAGCACCACCGGATCGCCCTGCTCGGCGCTCCGGTGCCGCTGGAGCGCAAGTCGCCGACGACGGCCGCCATGCACCACACGGCGTACACGTTCGAGACCCTGGATGACCTGCTGGGGCGCTATGCCTCCCTCAAGGAGAAGGGAATCGAGCCGAGGGTGCCGATCCAGCACGGCATCACCACCTCGCTGTACTACCAGGACCCGGACGGCAACTTCGCCGAGCTGCAGGTCGACAACTTCGCCACCCCGGACGAGGCCACGGCCTACATGCACGGGGCCGAGTACGGCGCCGACCCGGTCGGGGTGTCCTTCGAGCCCGAGCTGATGGCCCGGGCCCGCCGTGAGGGTACGGCGGCCGAGGCGCTGATCACCCGGGCCTGGGCGCTGAAGACCAGCCCCGACCTGCCCGACCCCATGCCGATCCTGACCGGCGCCTGA